A single region of the Jatrophihabitans sp. GAS493 genome encodes:
- a CDS encoding branched-chain amino acid ABC transporter permease — protein MSDALAQALVGALVLGSLYTVVGIGFVILYKATHVLNFAQGSLMLLGGLIFFTINQSMGVPWPFAMVLSLLAMSVIGSALYLVFFRRLVGAKEFTLVIATLGLSVVLLTVALIVWGPGTRTMPELLSRQTLVSFGNLKFSSIDVFSIATALVVVFVLDLSLRHTRIGIKMRAVADEPLLASLMKVNVNRMSAIAWGIAAFCAGVAGIAYSMRLSIDPVGLTGLGLLAFPAVLLGGLDSVRGVLVGGFLLAIVQSAATYIFGGIWADVSAYAVLLVVLLVRPRGFFGSRTAVRL, from the coding sequence GTGAGCGACGCATTGGCTCAGGCCCTGGTCGGCGCCTTGGTGCTGGGTAGCCTCTACACGGTCGTCGGTATCGGCTTCGTCATCCTGTACAAGGCCACCCACGTCCTGAACTTCGCCCAGGGCAGCCTGATGCTGCTCGGCGGCCTCATCTTCTTCACGATCAACCAGAGCATGGGCGTTCCCTGGCCGTTTGCCATGGTGCTCAGCCTGCTGGCCATGTCGGTGATCGGCTCGGCGCTCTATCTGGTCTTCTTCCGGCGCCTGGTCGGCGCGAAGGAGTTCACCCTGGTAATCGCCACGCTGGGTCTCAGCGTCGTACTCCTAACCGTCGCGCTCATCGTCTGGGGGCCGGGCACCCGCACCATGCCGGAGCTGCTCTCCCGCCAGACGCTCGTCTCGTTCGGCAACCTGAAGTTCTCGAGTATCGACGTCTTCTCCATCGCCACCGCGCTCGTGGTCGTCTTCGTACTCGACCTGAGCCTGCGCCACACCCGGATCGGCATAAAGATGCGCGCGGTGGCCGACGAGCCGCTGCTGGCGTCGCTGATGAAGGTCAACGTCAACCGGATGTCGGCTATCGCCTGGGGGATCGCGGCGTTCTGCGCCGGGGTCGCCGGTATCGCCTACTCGATGCGGCTGTCGATCGACCCGGTCGGCTTGACCGGACTCGGGCTGCTGGCCTTTCCGGCGGTGCTGCTCGGTGGCCTCGACTCGGTACGCGGTGTGCTGGTCGGCGGCTTCCTCCTGGCCATCGTGCAGAGCGCCGCCACCTACATCTTCGGCGGTATCTGGGCCGACGTCTCGGCCTATGCGGTGCTGCTGGTCGTCCTGCTGGTCCGTCCGCGGGGCTTCTTCGGATCACGGACGGCGGTGCGGTTGTGA
- a CDS encoding ATP-binding cassette domain-containing protein: MSVLEKPQGTPPPAPPSVAPPSDSPSGWRGRLAGDLANVSGQRWYRIAMTFGPWIVGALIFLAFANSASTYILIIAGTVLIYSISAIGLNLLMGQAGLVSIGNAALMAVGAYTTGILSSKAGWSVFPIPFLVSAFVGGLVGLIIALPALRLRGIYLALATLSLQFFVAFAGDRYQAHTGAVSGVAVTPLKIGGTTFVQGKDFVLLLGVFLALTVLMVRALTRHAPGRMWNALRESELAATAIGVNAARWKLAAFVVSSSIIAVSGSLLGYYNQIVSSDAFTLDFAVTFIVMLILGGMGRISGAILGATIVVSLPYVLTNLTANLPQSGGFGKWINDNIFYLNNGLYGILVLIILLYLPEGITPALARLARQSGQRLLGTDTGRTRRVRKPRAAIVSRPGADAALLQVAGLDVMYQTGARAVSDLQLRVPEGSIVALLGRNGAGKTSTLRAISGFLVAESVRVDGSVELAGRDVVDLSPAKTAALGVVLVPERNKIFPSLTVEEHLKLVTTRGYAQVLERPYFHRLKERLDQPAGLLSGGERQLLALASASLLEPKLLMVDEFSLGLAPVMIQEVARVIRGLRDDGMTILLVEQNAAAALALADWSYLMEGGEVVAEGAAAEMAERLGITKGAVS; encoded by the coding sequence TTGTCCGTTCTAGAGAAGCCGCAAGGAACGCCGCCGCCCGCACCGCCAAGCGTGGCACCGCCGTCCGATTCCCCCAGTGGATGGCGCGGCCGGCTGGCCGGCGACCTTGCGAATGTCTCCGGCCAGCGCTGGTATCGCATCGCCATGACCTTCGGGCCCTGGATCGTCGGTGCGCTGATCTTCCTGGCCTTCGCCAACTCGGCCAGCACCTACATCCTCATCATCGCCGGCACCGTTCTCATCTACTCGATCAGCGCCATCGGGCTGAACCTGCTGATGGGGCAGGCCGGTCTGGTGTCGATCGGTAACGCGGCGCTGATGGCGGTCGGTGCGTACACGACCGGGATCCTCAGCTCCAAGGCCGGTTGGTCGGTCTTTCCCATACCTTTCCTGGTGAGTGCCTTCGTCGGCGGCCTGGTCGGCCTGATCATCGCCCTGCCGGCCCTGCGGCTGCGCGGCATCTACCTGGCCCTGGCCACCCTCTCCCTGCAGTTCTTCGTGGCGTTCGCCGGTGACCGTTACCAGGCGCATACCGGTGCGGTCTCCGGAGTGGCGGTAACGCCGCTGAAGATCGGCGGGACGACCTTCGTGCAGGGGAAGGACTTCGTGCTGCTGCTCGGAGTCTTCCTGGCCCTCACCGTGCTGATGGTCCGCGCGCTGACCCGGCACGCCCCCGGGCGCATGTGGAATGCGCTGCGGGAGAGCGAACTCGCGGCCACCGCGATCGGCGTCAACGCGGCCCGCTGGAAGCTCGCCGCCTTCGTCGTCAGCTCGTCGATCATCGCCGTCTCCGGCTCCCTGCTGGGCTACTACAACCAGATCGTCTCCTCGGACGCCTTCACCCTCGACTTCGCCGTGACGTTCATCGTCATGCTGATCCTCGGCGGAATGGGGCGCATATCCGGGGCCATTCTCGGCGCCACGATCGTCGTCTCGCTGCCCTACGTCCTGACGAACCTCACCGCGAACCTGCCGCAGAGCGGTGGCTTCGGCAAGTGGATCAACGACAACATCTTCTATCTGAACAACGGCCTCTACGGCATCCTGGTCCTGATCATCCTGCTCTATCTGCCCGAGGGGATCACCCCGGCGCTGGCTCGACTCGCGCGCCAGAGCGGGCAGCGACTACTGGGAACCGACACCGGTCGCACCCGGCGGGTCCGGAAGCCACGGGCGGCGATTGTGAGCCGGCCCGGTGCCGACGCGGCGCTGCTGCAGGTCGCCGGACTCGACGTCATGTACCAGACCGGAGCCCGGGCGGTCAGCGATCTTCAGCTGCGCGTGCCCGAGGGGAGCATCGTCGCGCTACTCGGTCGCAATGGGGCCGGAAAGACCAGCACACTGCGAGCGATCAGCGGATTCCTGGTTGCCGAGTCGGTGCGCGTCGACGGATCCGTTGAGTTGGCCGGCCGCGACGTGGTGGATCTCTCCCCGGCCAAGACGGCCGCCCTCGGCGTCGTCCTCGTCCCGGAGCGGAACAAGATCTTTCCGAGCCTTACGGTCGAGGAGCACTTGAAGCTGGTCACCACCCGCGGCTACGCACAGGTGCTGGAACGCCCTTATTTCCATCGGCTGAAGGAGCGGCTGGACCAACCAGCCGGCCTGCTCAGTGGCGGGGAGCGGCAGTTGCTGGCGCTCGCCTCGGCGTCGCTGCTGGAACCCAAGTTGCTCATGGTCGACGAGTTCTCCCTCGGGCTGGCTCCGGTGATGATCCAGGAGGTGGCCCGAGTGATCCGAGGGTTGCGCGATGACGGGATGACCATCCTGCTGGTCGAACAGAACGCCGCAGCGGCACTGGCTCTCGCCGATTGGTCCTACCTGATGGAAGGCGGCGAGGTCGTCGCCGAGGGAGCAGCCGCCGAGATGGCCGAACGGCTGGGCATCACGAAGGGAGCCGTATCGTGA
- a CDS encoding ABC transporter ATP-binding protein, giving the protein MTVSTAEASTPETSTPEVPALVVSNAILKFGGITALDDVSFHVEPGETFGIIGPNGAGKTALLNCISGVYRLTSGSTQLYGDSISGVPPHRIAALGLSRTFQNMEHFKQFRVIDYVMLGRMHQSRSSVVASLVAWPWMERVERQERARAMDLLERLHLEHVARRELSDLPYGVQKRVDIARALSSSPKVLLLDEPTSGTITSERADVSEAIQLVTDYGVPTVLVDHDVDFVSRHCSRVLVLSYGKPIGIGTPEAMLRRPDVIETFLGSVTEDVVEEIEAEIEAEIEAGTEAGTEAGTEAGS; this is encoded by the coding sequence GTGACCGTCTCGACGGCGGAGGCCTCGACGCCGGAGACTTCCACGCCGGAGGTACCCGCGCTGGTGGTCTCGAACGCGATCCTCAAGTTCGGCGGTATCACCGCCCTCGACGACGTCAGCTTCCACGTTGAGCCCGGCGAGACGTTCGGCATTATCGGGCCGAATGGCGCCGGCAAGACGGCGCTGCTCAACTGCATCTCGGGGGTGTACCGACTCACCTCGGGCTCTACGCAGCTGTACGGCGATTCGATCAGCGGCGTTCCCCCGCACCGGATCGCCGCGCTAGGTCTGTCGCGCACCTTCCAGAACATGGAGCATTTCAAGCAATTCCGGGTGATCGACTACGTGATGCTCGGCCGTATGCATCAGTCCCGCAGCTCCGTCGTGGCATCGCTGGTGGCCTGGCCCTGGATGGAGCGCGTTGAACGCCAGGAGCGGGCTCGCGCGATGGATCTGCTCGAACGCCTGCACCTGGAGCACGTGGCCCGCCGCGAACTCTCCGACCTTCCCTACGGCGTGCAGAAGCGGGTGGATATCGCCCGCGCCCTCTCGAGCAGTCCGAAGGTGCTGCTGCTCGACGAGCCGACGTCCGGGACGATCACCAGCGAGCGGGCCGATGTATCGGAGGCTATTCAGTTGGTCACCGACTACGGCGTGCCGACGGTCCTGGTCGACCATGACGTCGACTTCGTCTCCCGGCACTGCAGTCGGGTGCTGGTGCTGAGCTACGGCAAGCCGATCGGCATCGGTACGCCTGAGGCGATGCTGCGTCGCCCGGACGTGATCGAGACCTTCCTCGGATCGGTGACCGAGGACGTGGTGGAAGAGATCGAGGCGGAGATCGAAGCCGAGATCGAAGCAGGGACCGAAGCGGGGACCGAAGCAGGGACCGAAGCCGGCTCCTGA
- a CDS encoding cytochrome P450: MESTLLQDNRALADDVAAFFALDYRFVADPYPLYQRIREQAPVFRHVDKVLISRYEDCKTILTSPAVHQGLAIKGTRYRTAASQVDERERIRLAEMFGFLEKRLGGTNGAHHMRLRKLSQRAFTPKMVALMHERITEIAERLVAPLPREGTVELIDAYAFHLPLIVISEMLDISPDDRDDLRTWANSLGKFVGADWRDPDIIAEGHESVFKLRSYLTAVFDDRRGRPTSNLLSALIEAEGDGGDRFTEDELVAMITQFIFAGHETSTMFLGNALVQLLGPSRADWDALCAEPELIPGAVEELLRFDSPTHNIDKLAAADFEIGGVPVREGDTINVMIASANRDEEAFERADELDIRRPSVAHLTFGRGAHHCLGASLARMEAQISLSVLTSKFPAMRVATDTIQWRSTHMNRGPEYLPVVLGN; this comes from the coding sequence GTGGAATCAACCTTGCTCCAGGACAACCGCGCACTGGCCGACGATGTCGCCGCTTTCTTCGCTCTTGACTATCGTTTTGTTGCTGATCCCTATCCGCTGTACCAACGCATTCGCGAGCAGGCACCGGTCTTCCGACACGTCGACAAGGTGCTCATCTCGCGCTACGAGGACTGCAAGACGATCCTCACCTCGCCGGCGGTGCATCAGGGATTGGCCATCAAGGGCACCCGCTACCGCACCGCGGCCAGCCAGGTCGACGAGCGCGAACGGATCCGCCTGGCCGAGATGTTCGGCTTCCTGGAGAAGCGCCTCGGCGGCACCAACGGGGCCCATCACATGCGGCTTCGCAAGCTCTCGCAGCGGGCCTTCACCCCGAAGATGGTCGCGCTCATGCACGAACGCATCACCGAGATCGCCGAGCGCCTGGTGGCTCCGCTGCCCCGTGAGGGGACGGTCGAACTGATCGATGCCTACGCCTTCCACCTCCCGCTCATCGTGATCAGCGAGATGCTCGACATCTCCCCCGACGACCGCGATGACCTCCGAACCTGGGCCAATTCATTGGGGAAATTCGTCGGAGCCGACTGGCGAGACCCGGACATCATCGCCGAGGGGCACGAGAGCGTCTTCAAGCTCCGCAGCTACCTGACCGCGGTCTTCGACGATCGGCGCGGGCGCCCCACCTCCAACCTCCTCTCCGCGCTCATCGAGGCCGAGGGGGATGGCGGAGACCGCTTCACCGAAGACGAGCTGGTCGCCATGATCACCCAGTTCATCTTCGCCGGGCACGAGACCTCCACGATGTTTCTGGGCAACGCGCTGGTGCAACTGCTTGGGCCGAGCCGCGCTGATTGGGACGCACTCTGTGCCGAGCCGGAGCTGATTCCCGGCGCGGTGGAGGAGCTGCTTCGCTTCGACTCCCCGACGCACAACATCGACAAGTTGGCCGCGGCTGACTTCGAGATCGGTGGGGTGCCGGTGCGGGAGGGCGACACCATCAACGTCATGATTGCCTCGGCCAATCGCGACGAGGAGGCGTTCGAGCGGGCCGACGAGCTGGACATCCGGCGCCCGAGCGTCGCCCACTTGACCTTCGGGCGGGGCGCCCATCACTGCCTGGGCGCGTCATTGGCCCGCATGGAGGCCCAGATTTCATTGAGTGTTCTGACCAGCAAGTTCCCCGCCATGCGCGTGGCGACCGACACTATCCAGTGGCGCTCGACGCATATGAACCGCGGCCCGGAGTACCTGCCCGTCGTGCTGGGAAACTAG
- a CDS encoding nuclear transport factor 2 family protein, producing the protein MDLGQEPFAEIVARLKVLEDERDLRRLLAQYAFYADTGRSRDWVALFTADGAIDLGDTVHSMSGAAAPDGYPSRARFVGHEALLLDFITALPHRRVERRSAHHTTSGPITFDIDGDDAIAVGYSVLIARDPDGFHVEMAAFNRWTFRCESGRWLIAERKMRPIGSAEAIGILEGSSGE; encoded by the coding sequence ATGGATTTAGGGCAAGAGCCGTTTGCCGAGATCGTCGCCCGGCTGAAGGTGCTGGAGGACGAGCGAGACCTGCGCCGCCTCCTCGCGCAGTACGCCTTCTACGCCGACACCGGGCGCTCTCGTGACTGGGTGGCTCTCTTCACCGCCGATGGCGCGATCGACCTCGGAGACACCGTGCACTCCATGAGCGGCGCTGCTGCCCCCGACGGATACCCGAGCCGGGCCCGCTTCGTCGGCCATGAGGCGTTGCTCCTCGACTTCATCACCGCACTGCCCCATCGCCGGGTCGAGCGCCGCTCGGCGCATCACACGACGAGCGGCCCCATCACCTTCGATATCGACGGTGACGACGCGATCGCGGTCGGCTACTCGGTGCTGATAGCCCGAGACCCGGACGGCTTCCACGTGGAGATGGCCGCCTTCAATCGCTGGACGTTTCGGTGTGAGTCCGGGCGGTGGCTCATCGCCGAGCGGAAGATGCGACCGATCGGCTCGGCGGAGGCGATCGGCATTCTGGAAGGCAGTTCGGGTGAGTGA
- a CDS encoding VOC family protein, which translates to MSDPAAGAAGWPKPAIPVHIGLAVADLDAAMAKFGPLLGLTWGEPVRGLWQEYLVAGSRVRWSLSYVKSTVGQPQIELLQGGPGSTWHTDASGALHHYAFATPRPAADRRRFLGLGWRLDLCRADADPDTSFAYLTRAGDVRVELVPIDSTPVQPVSQQGGRA; encoded by the coding sequence GTGAGTGACCCGGCGGCCGGAGCGGCGGGATGGCCGAAGCCGGCCATCCCGGTTCACATCGGTCTGGCGGTGGCTGACCTGGACGCCGCGATGGCGAAGTTCGGTCCACTGCTGGGTCTCACCTGGGGTGAACCGGTGCGTGGACTGTGGCAGGAGTATCTGGTGGCTGGGTCGCGGGTGCGCTGGTCGCTGAGCTACGTCAAGTCAACCGTCGGGCAGCCGCAGATCGAACTGCTGCAGGGTGGACCAGGGTCGACGTGGCACACCGACGCCTCCGGCGCGCTGCACCACTACGCCTTCGCCACGCCCCGCCCGGCCGCCGATCGCCGCCGGTTCCTCGGTCTCGGATGGCGGCTGGACCTGTGCCGCGCCGACGCCGACCCCGACACGTCCTTCGCATATCTGACCCGCGCCGGAGACGTGCGCGTCGAGCTTGTGCCGATTGACTCGACTCCGGTGCAACCGGTGTCCCAACAAGGAGGAAGAGCATGA
- a CDS encoding ferredoxin, with the protein MKVIADDTRCIGSGQCYLQAPGVFDIDDEEGTVVVLQEQPPVESERDVRAAAEICPSGAIKVLEI; encoded by the coding sequence ATGAAAGTTATCGCTGACGACACCAGATGCATCGGCTCCGGCCAGTGCTACCTACAGGCGCCGGGTGTCTTCGACATCGACGACGAGGAGGGGACCGTCGTCGTGCTGCAGGAGCAGCCGCCGGTCGAGTCGGAGCGTGACGTACGCGCGGCGGCGGAGATCTGCCCGTCCGGCGCGATCAAGGTTCTCGAAATTTAG
- a CDS encoding ABC transporter substrate-binding protein encodes MTSVTLAACSSGSSSGSASGGGGDYQVGFNSDLSGKYSLNGVGQRDGYKAYFDYVNSKGGINGHKVNVNVTDDASDVTRGTTNTTQLMTAKKVSAVGGYILSNVCGAAATIAATNKVPINCGSLAEDLLNPAKPFVYSAAISQNMEAGPIFNMGKTLVADKPAPKAAIIIFASAASVSLQQGLERYVKSAGWNLVANQSVPLTATDVSAQAATIIAAKPDVIMGSLYDPLAVSMMRALKAANLSVPFVDYDGATYKSGLLALKDPNFYLLSAKTADGVGDTQYLKDYQAAAAMAGKDPTTPFFNTGYVQALEIGEGLKKCGYPCDGAKLQTTLDTLDVDTQGVTSGNVTYTASNHEAVHSASFYVWDASKNAAVVAAKDLPEGDGK; translated from the coding sequence GTGACGTCGGTGACGCTCGCCGCCTGTAGCAGTGGAAGCAGTAGTGGTAGCGCCAGTGGAGGCGGCGGCGACTATCAGGTCGGGTTCAACTCAGACCTCTCCGGCAAGTACTCCCTCAACGGGGTCGGCCAGCGAGACGGTTACAAGGCGTACTTCGACTACGTGAACAGCAAAGGCGGTATCAACGGCCACAAGGTGAATGTCAACGTCACCGACGACGCATCCGACGTCACCCGCGGTACCACCAACACCACCCAGCTGATGACGGCCAAGAAGGTGTCGGCGGTCGGCGGGTACATCCTGAGCAACGTCTGTGGGGCGGCGGCGACGATCGCGGCGACCAACAAGGTGCCGATCAACTGCGGTTCGCTGGCCGAGGACCTGCTCAACCCGGCCAAGCCGTTCGTGTACTCCGCGGCGATCTCGCAGAACATGGAGGCCGGCCCGATCTTCAACATGGGCAAGACCCTCGTCGCCGACAAGCCCGCACCCAAGGCGGCGATCATCATCTTCGCCTCCGCGGCGAGCGTCTCGCTGCAGCAGGGTCTCGAGCGTTACGTGAAGTCGGCCGGTTGGAATCTGGTCGCCAACCAGTCCGTTCCGCTGACCGCGACCGACGTCAGTGCCCAGGCGGCCACCATCATCGCGGCTAAGCCGGACGTCATCATGGGTTCGCTCTACGACCCACTGGCCGTGTCGATGATGCGGGCGCTGAAGGCAGCCAATCTGTCGGTTCCGTTCGTGGACTACGACGGCGCGACCTACAAGAGCGGCCTACTCGCGCTGAAGGACCCGAACTTCTACCTCCTCTCAGCCAAGACGGCTGACGGTGTCGGTGACACGCAGTACCTGAAGGACTATCAGGCCGCGGCGGCGATGGCCGGCAAGGATCCGACCACCCCGTTCTTCAACACCGGCTACGTCCAGGCGCTGGAGATCGGCGAGGGTCTGAAGAAGTGTGGCTACCCGTGTGACGGGGCGAAACTGCAGACCACGCTCGACACGCTCGACGTCGACACTCAGGGTGTCACCAGTGGCAACGTGACCTACACCGCCTCCAACCATGAGGCAGTGCACAGCGCCAGCTTCTACGTCTGGGACGCCAGCAAGAACGCAGCAGTCGTCGCCGCAAAGGATCTACCCGAAGGCGATGGCAAGTAA
- a CDS encoding nuclear transport factor 2 family protein → MDLDRNELQRLLDERAIQRVLYRRARATDSRDLASALSCYHEDATEDHEGFNGPIREYLSSTSPVFVGNSPVAINFHLIGNTEIEVDGDRADCQSYFVCVLTVNEDSGARDYMNAGRYLDAFERRGGVWAITHRQCVYDWSHGEPLTDKWWSRHDNKQAAELQH, encoded by the coding sequence ATGGATCTCGACCGCAACGAGTTACAACGACTATTGGACGAGCGCGCAATCCAGCGAGTGCTGTACCGGCGGGCCCGAGCCACCGACAGCCGCGACCTCGCCTCCGCCCTCTCCTGCTACCACGAGGACGCCACCGAGGATCACGAGGGCTTCAACGGCCCGATCCGGGAGTACCTCAGCAGCACCTCACCGGTCTTCGTGGGGAACTCACCGGTAGCCATCAACTTTCACCTGATCGGAAACACCGAGATCGAGGTGGACGGCGACCGGGCCGACTGCCAGTCCTACTTCGTCTGCGTTCTCACGGTCAATGAGGACAGCGGCGCTCGCGACTATATGAATGCCGGGCGCTACCTCGACGCCTTCGAACGGCGGGGCGGCGTCTGGGCCATCACCCATCGCCAGTGCGTCTACGACTGGTCCCACGGCGAGCCGCTGACGGACAAGTGGTGGAGCCGTCACGACAACAAGCAGGCCGCAGAACTGCAGCACTGA
- a CDS encoding cytochrome P450: MTISPCASTTPATVSDGDDPGRTGPSGLNGLALLPVDLQSVDVLECPYPAYKTLRESAPVFHSDRGYWVVTRYEDVAAILLDTARFSGYVPRPPDAEIDAILDEGYPEIPTLISADAPMHSQYRALVNKAFLPGRVAQLESEIAAIADELIDRFIDAGRVELIGQFAVGLPLTVIADALGVSRADLPTFKRWSDDIVAPRSGLLTRPELLAATRSLVEMQQYMAQRCEQRRREPRDDLLTDLVQATFDAGDRAGEQLSLNEVIGIIRQLLVAGNETTTSLIANVMTLLIEHPEQMQAVRADSAQLTPIIEESLRLDAPIQMLPRRARVDVEIGGTRVAAGDLLYVVYASANHDESRFAVPAEFDPQRANIRKHLAFGKGAHFCVGASLARGEARIAFERLLSRATDWALATDRDEPVRRGLSMQLRGLSHLDLTFRAR, translated from the coding sequence ATGACGATCTCACCGTGCGCATCGACGACCCCCGCGACGGTGAGTGACGGGGACGACCCTGGGCGGACGGGCCCGAGTGGACTGAACGGGCTGGCTCTGCTGCCGGTTGACCTGCAGTCGGTCGACGTCCTCGAATGTCCTTACCCGGCCTATAAAACGCTGCGCGAATCCGCACCGGTCTTCCACAGCGACCGGGGCTACTGGGTGGTGACGCGCTATGAGGACGTGGCCGCGATCCTGCTGGACACCGCGCGCTTCAGCGGCTACGTGCCGCGCCCACCGGACGCCGAGATCGACGCCATCCTCGACGAGGGCTACCCCGAGATACCAACCCTGATCTCGGCCGACGCGCCGATGCACAGCCAGTACCGGGCGTTGGTGAACAAGGCGTTCCTACCCGGCCGGGTGGCGCAGCTGGAGTCGGAGATCGCCGCGATCGCCGACGAGTTGATCGATCGTTTCATCGACGCCGGCCGGGTCGAGCTGATCGGCCAGTTCGCCGTCGGTCTCCCGCTCACCGTGATCGCCGACGCGCTCGGGGTCTCCCGGGCGGACCTGCCGACCTTCAAACGGTGGAGTGATGACATCGTCGCCCCGCGATCGGGCCTGCTCACCCGCCCCGAGTTGCTCGCCGCGACCCGCAGCCTGGTCGAGATGCAGCAATACATGGCGCAGCGCTGCGAGCAGCGTCGCCGCGAACCGAGGGACGACCTGCTCACCGACCTCGTGCAGGCCACCTTCGATGCCGGCGATCGAGCCGGCGAGCAGCTGAGCCTGAACGAGGTGATCGGAATCATCCGGCAATTACTGGTTGCCGGCAACGAGACGACCACCTCGCTCATCGCCAACGTGATGACCCTGCTGATCGAGCACCCGGAGCAGATGCAGGCCGTCCGAGCCGACTCGGCCCAGCTGACACCGATCATCGAGGAGTCGCTGCGTCTCGATGCACCGATCCAGATGCTGCCGCGCCGGGCCCGGGTGGACGTCGAGATCGGCGGTACCAGGGTGGCGGCCGGAGATCTGCTCTACGTCGTCTACGCCTCGGCCAACCACGATGAGAGCCGATTTGCCGTTCCCGCCGAGTTCGATCCGCAGCGTGCCAATATTCGCAAGCACCTCGCTTTCGGCAAGGGCGCGCACTTCTGCGTCGGTGCATCGCTGGCCCGGGGGGAGGCCCGGATCGCCTTCGAGCGACTTCTGAGCCGGGCCACTGACTGGGCGCTGGCGACCGACCGGGACGAACCGGTGCGGCGAGGGCTCTCCATGCAGTTGCGTGGCCTCTCCCATCTCGACCTGACCTTCCGAGCTCGCTGA
- a CDS encoding SDR family NAD(P)-dependent oxidoreductase produces the protein MGVLLISGAAGGIGAALCESLARRGHTVVGGDIAPGRPPGAAATMHLDVTDAGSWAQVVAAVGERYGRLDGLVNNAGVLGVGSLLDLSPADFDAVCAVNQRGCFLGMRAAAASMRHTGGGSIVNLSSVAGLGGSADLFAYTTTKWAVRGMTRSAALELGPLGIRVNAVLPGTVAAGLADGVDDQARAEFFERLPLGRKAHPVEIADAVAYLLGPESSYLTGTDLVVDGGLSARVPMPPRLSPPEPAC, from the coding sequence ATGGGCGTGCTGCTCATCAGCGGGGCCGCCGGCGGCATCGGTGCGGCACTATGTGAGTCGCTGGCCCGGCGCGGACACACCGTGGTCGGCGGCGACATCGCACCCGGACGGCCGCCGGGGGCGGCGGCGACCATGCATCTGGACGTCACCGACGCCGGGTCGTGGGCCCAGGTCGTCGCCGCGGTCGGTGAGCGCTACGGCCGACTCGACGGGCTGGTCAACAACGCCGGAGTGCTCGGAGTGGGTAGCCTGCTCGACCTCTCCCCGGCCGACTTCGACGCTGTCTGCGCGGTGAATCAGCGGGGCTGCTTCCTCGGGATGCGCGCGGCGGCGGCGTCGATGCGCCACACCGGCGGCGGGTCGATCGTGAACCTCTCCTCGGTGGCCGGCCTCGGCGGATCGGCCGACCTCTTCGCCTATACGACGACGAAGTGGGCCGTGCGGGGTATGACCCGATCGGCCGCGCTGGAGCTCGGACCGTTGGGTATCCGGGTCAACGCGGTACTGCCGGGAACCGTCGCCGCCGGGCTGGCCGACGGGGTCGATGACCAGGCCCGGGCCGAATTCTTCGAGCGTCTGCCGCTGGGGCGAAAGGCTCATCCGGTCGAGATCGCCGACGCCGTGGCCTATCTGCTGGGGCCGGAGAGTAGCTATCTGACCGGCACCGATCTGGTGGTCGACGGTGGTCTCAGCGCCCGCGTGCCGATGCCACCGCGCCTGAGCCCGCCTGAGCCCGCCTGCTAG